CTGCGGCACACATTCTTCCTCTGTACAACCAGGATAAACAGTAGATTCGTATATCACAACATCCTCAATATTCAAATGTTTACCCACCATTAAAGATGCATTCCTTAATGGGGATAAATCAGGTGCATTAAATTGATCAATTGGTGTTGGCACAGTTACTATGATTATATTACATGAATCCAAGTCATTTTCATCAAATGAAAACTCAATTCCATTGCTACTTCCATTTTTTTGCGCTTCAATTAACATTTGAAGGTCATCAATATTAGCTTCTAATGTACTATCCTCACCTTTTTGCAATTCTAAAATACGGGCCTCATTAATATCAAAACCAACCACTTTAAAATGCTTTGCAAACTCAATTGCCAGAGGTAATCCAACGTAGCCTTGACCGATTACCGCAATTTTTTTATTTTTCATTATATATATCGTTAGATTCGTTCAATCAATTTATTCAGTCCCTCTTAAATTATTCTTCTCGGAACCGTTTCAAATGTAGTAAATGGTTATAAATAAGTATTAAGAATTACGTTCTTTTTATATGCAGGAATTAATTATTCATCACTCAATAATCTCATTATTTTGTATCATATATTTAATCCTTTAATAAATCCAAAAGCACGTTACACACATACTCGACATCTTGCTTATCTAATGTGGGATGAATTGGCAGACTTATCATTCTTTCCTGTACTCTCTTTGTATTACTCAAAGGTTCAATCACTTCTTCCATAAACGGCTTCTGCTCATGTATGCTTTTGGGATAATACAACTTTGCCGGCACACCTCTTTGGTTTAGCTCATTCAATACTTGATCCCTATCCGCATTAATTAAAATGGTAAACTGATGAAAAACATGTTCTGCATAATCTGGCACTATTGGTAAGCTTATTTTTTCGTTCACTCCTAAAAGCTCCTTATACCATTCTGCAACAATCTTTCTTTTTATATTCCACTGATCCAAACATCTAAATTTCACCAATAGGACTGAAGCCTGCAAAGTATCCAATCTACTATTTAACCCTATTATTTCATGTTGATACTTTGAAACTTGCCCATGATTAGCAATCATTCTTACTTTTTCCAATAAGTCTTCATCCTTTGTGACAATAGCCCCACCATCACCAAAACATCCTAAATTTTTAGATGGGAAAAATGAAATGCATCCGATGTCACCTATCGTAGATAAGTATCTTTTCCTTCTTGTTTCAACATCGATATAGCGCGACCCTATTGCTTGAGCAGCATCTTCAATAACATAAATACCTTTACTTTTAGCAATATCTAAAATCCCCTTCATATCACAAGCCAAACCGTATATATGAACAGGCATTATAACTTTTGTTCTCTCAGTTACCTTAGACATCAAATCCCCAACATCAACAGTATAAGTTTTGAGATCAATATCAACAAAAACTGGTTTTGCACCTACCCTAAGTATCGCCTCAACACTAGCGAAATAACTAAATGATGGTACAATCACTTCATCCCCCGCACCCACATCTAAAGCTAACAAACTAATTAACAACGCATCAGAACCGTTAGCAACTCCTAACACCTTAGCACCAAGATAATCCCCCAACTCTTTCTCAAAAGTTTTCACCTCAGGCCCATTAATAAACCTTTGATGCTGTAAGACATTACCAATTGCCAAATCCAACTCGGCTTTTATCGGATCATGCAATGCTTTTAGATCAACATCGTAAATTGGCCTAGATGGGTGAGTACTCATATATCACATTTTTTTAAAACCTTATGTTATATTATTTTCTTCCACCAAGGAAGGTTCAACTCATCCTCATCATAATAACCATAACCGTATCCATAACTATATCCGTAGTTATAACCATAACCGTAGTTATAACCATAACCATATGCAGTATGAACTACATCATTAAATACAATAGATATATTTTTAACGTTATTTGAATTATACTGATCATTAATAATCGTAAGTAAATCCTTATGAGTATAATTCTGTCGGGTAAGGTATAATGTGGCATCTGCATATTTCATGAGCTCTAGCGCATCTGAAACCAATGCAATTGGTGGTGTGTCCAAAATAATATAATCATACTCTTTTTTTAACTTTTCGAATAGCTCAGGCAACAAAGAACTCAACAACAACTCACTTGGATTTGGAGGTACTGGCCCAGCAGTAATGAAATCTAAATTATCAATTTGAGTACTCGTAACAATATCATCAATTCCCGTTTGCCCTGACAGGTAGTTGCTCAAACCTAAATCATTACTTAATTTAAAATCATTAAATATTTTAGGTTTCCTCATATCTAAACCTATAATTACAGTCTTTGCTCCACTTATTGAGATAATTGACGCCAGATTCATTGCACAGAATGTCTTTCCCTCGCCTCCAATGGAAGACGTCACCAAAATCATTTTTGATGTCCCCAGACTTGTGGACTGCTTAAACAAAAAATTGAGATTGGTTCTAATAATCCTAAAGCTTTCTGCCACAGCCGACTTCAGTCCATTTTCAATAACAATATTACTTGAGCCAGAAGAATGTCCAATTGTTCCAATAATTGGAATTCTCGTAATTTTTTCAAGTTCTTTCCTAGACGAAATTTTTGTATTAAAGAAATCCCTAATGATAACAAATGTTGCAGGTATCAATATCCCCACAATTAAACCTATCATATAGTTCAAAGATTTTTTAGGTTTAATTGGCATATCGAAATAATCTTGAGCTCTATCAATAACTTGTAAATCAGGCAAATTACCAGCCATTGACAATTCTGCTTCAGCTCTTTTTTCTACTAAAAAATCATATTGCCTACTACTCAACTCATATTTCCTTCTAATATTTATAAGCGATTGCTCAGTTCCTGGTAATGATGATAGTTTAACTCTCATATCTGCAATTCGACCATCCAATTCCTTTTGCTTAATTGAAGTCGCCTGAATCAAATTACCTACATTTTCTTTTAAACTGTTTTTAGTAAGTAGGATTTCACTTTTTATCTGTTCTAAAGCTGGGTTTTCCAGCTTTAGCGAATACATCATTCTGTTTTTCTTGATACTAAGTTCAACCAAATTATTAACTAAAGTCACCAACACAGGATCCTCAACTCCAACTACCGAAGGTGTCATTAATGAACTAAAATCATCCCCATCTCTAAGATAAGAAAGAAGATAAGTATAGTATTTCTCTTCAAGAATCAACTCAGCTTTATTTTGCTCCAGATTAAGAAACTTGGTATATAGTTCGCTAGCTTGCGAGCCTAAATCCATTACTTCATGCTCTACTCTAAAATTCTGCAATTCCAATTCTACTATTCTTAGAGTATCAATAACACTTTGTATTTGCATATCCACGAATTTTATCGTGTTCTCCGCGAGTTTATTTTTCTCTTCTAACTCATACTCCGCCAATAAATCAATTGATGTATTTAGGTAGGCAATTATTTTAGACTTATTATCACCAACCATTGATACATTCAACAGAGACCCGCCCTCAGACTCGTGAGTAACATTTATGTTATTCACATAACTATCAACAATGGACTTCGGGGATTGGAATTGAAAAAACCAATTTGTATTCTCATCAATACCAACGAATTCTTCATTCCAAACAATCTTAAATCTACAAGCTTCATTTTCTACCCACTCACCAACTTTATAATTTTCTTTAAACTTAGCACCTTTTACAGTATAAGATTTACCATTTGAAAACTCTATTACATTATAATGCGCAGGTTGTTCAAACTTTAAAGTGAATTGTTTTTGATCGTTTGAAAAATCGATATCAAATGGAATATTTAAGATTTGAGGATGTGTTTTATCGAATTCTACTTTGAAAGGTGACTGACCATACCTTGTAAACATCTTAATTCTTCCAGTAGAATAGTATTCTACTTCCAAATTAAGTCTATCGATCACCTTTATATTATGATTTCTTGATTTAAGTATTGCTATATGAGACTGGATTAACTCACTGGCTCCTCCCCACTTAAACATCAAATTTACACTTGAGCCTGCTAACGGGTTCTCACTTTCTTTAATATTAACCAAGGTAGACAACTTATATACTTCGGTTGAATATCTATTTACCAACCAAGAAATAAAACTGGTCACCACAATTGCTATTAAAAACAACTTCCAGTGTGACAACAATTTAAACAGAATATCTTTAAAATCTACCTCTTCTAGTTCATGAGCCTTATTCTCATTAATACTTTGCATAAACTATCTTAAATTACTAAATGATACAATTATTAAAAGTGTGGAAGATATTAACGACAAAATTAGTGCTGTAGATTGTGCAGCATTTGTCCCAACTCCCCATGATTTTGCAGGTAAAGGCTCTACATATATCACATCATTTGGTTGAATAAAATAATAGGGGGTATGTATTAGATTACGATCCAATAAATTAATCTTATGGATTTTTGTTCCCTCAGGATACTGTCTTATTATCTTTACATCTGATCTGGATGCAACCATATCCAAATCACCCGCTAAGGCAATCGCCTCGAAAATAGTAGCCTGATTTTGTAAAATTGTGTACTTTCCTGGTCGTTTAAATTCTCCAAGAGCTGAAAATCGGATCCCTCCAAGTTTTAACACTAAATAATATTTCGAAAAATACTTACGAACATGTAAATCGACTTCTCTTTTAGCTTCTTCCAATGTTTTATCTAGAATGTTCACTTTACCAATAATCGGTAAACTAACGTACCCACTATCATCAATACTATATCCTGTGATATAGTACAAATCTCCTAAATTCGCTGTCTGCGCAGCACTACTCGCAACGGAAACATTATTAGAATTAAATAGTTTATTAACCTTTTCATCCAATGAAACAATTTTTACATCCACAATATCATTAACCTGCAACTTATAATCCACACGTTCGTATAAAAAAACCGAATCACCTTCATTATTCTCCGATTGAAGATAAACCATCTTCTTTTTAGGCACACACGAAGCGAACCACATGATCAGCCCTAAAAATATAACCAGTCTTACAACGATCGAACGCATATCCACTTTAATTAAATTGTTAATTCCAAATATTGCAAAGCGCACAAATGTAAAGGAATAGTTTATATAATATATTATCAGAATATAACTAAAACTCATGCCTTTTCCTTAATTTTCAACAAACATTAAATAAAACTTTTTTTGAGCAACTCTTTAATGCAAAAAACTAA
This genomic interval from bacterium SCSIO 12643 contains the following:
- a CDS encoding polysaccharide biosynthesis tyrosine autokinase; this translates as MQSINENKAHELEEVDFKDILFKLLSHWKLFLIAIVVTSFISWLVNRYSTEVYKLSTLVNIKESENPLAGSSVNLMFKWGGASELIQSHIAILKSRNHNIKVIDRLNLEVEYYSTGRIKMFTRYGQSPFKVEFDKTHPQILNIPFDIDFSNDQKQFTLKFEQPAHYNVIEFSNGKSYTVKGAKFKENYKVGEWVENEACRFKIVWNEEFVGIDENTNWFFQFQSPKSIVDSYVNNINVTHESEGGSLLNVSMVGDNKSKIIAYLNTSIDLLAEYELEEKNKLAENTIKFVDMQIQSVIDTLRIVELELQNFRVEHEVMDLGSQASELYTKFLNLEQNKAELILEEKYYTYLLSYLRDGDDFSSLMTPSVVGVEDPVLVTLVNNLVELSIKKNRMMYSLKLENPALEQIKSEILLTKNSLKENVGNLIQATSIKQKELDGRIADMRVKLSSLPGTEQSLINIRRKYELSSRQYDFLVEKRAEAELSMAGNLPDLQVIDRAQDYFDMPIKPKKSLNYMIGLIVGILIPATFVIIRDFFNTKISSRKELEKITRIPIIGTIGHSSGSSNIVIENGLKSAVAESFRIIRTNLNFLFKQSTSLGTSKMILVTSSIGGEGKTFCAMNLASIISISGAKTVIIGLDMRKPKIFNDFKLSNDLGLSNYLSGQTGIDDIVTSTQIDNLDFITAGPVPPNPSELLLSSLLPELFEKLKKEYDYIILDTPPIALVSDALELMKYADATLYLTRQNYTHKDLLTIINDQYNSNNVKNISIVFNDVVHTAYGYGYNYGYGYNYGYSYGYGYGYYDEDELNLPWWKKII
- a CDS encoding polysaccharide biosynthesis/export family protein, whose translation is MRSIVVRLVIFLGLIMWFASCVPKKKMVYLQSENNEGDSVFLYERVDYKLQVNDIVDVKIVSLDEKVNKLFNSNNVSVASSAAQTANLGDLYYITGYSIDDSGYVSLPIIGKVNILDKTLEEAKREVDLHVRKYFSKYYLVLKLGGIRFSALGEFKRPGKYTILQNQATIFEAIALAGDLDMVASRSDVKIIRQYPEGTKIHKINLLDRNLIHTPYYFIQPNDVIYVEPLPAKSWGVGTNAAQSTALILSLISSTLLIIVSFSNLR
- a CDS encoding DegT/DnrJ/EryC1/StrS family aminotransferase; the encoded protein is MSTHPSRPIYDVDLKALHDPIKAELDLAIGNVLQHQRFINGPEVKTFEKELGDYLGAKVLGVANGSDALLISLLALDVGAGDEVIVPSFSYFASVEAILRVGAKPVFVDIDLKTYTVDVGDLMSKVTERTKVIMPVHIYGLACDMKGILDIAKSKGIYVIEDAAQAIGSRYIDVETRRKRYLSTIGDIGCISFFPSKNLGCFGDGGAIVTKDEDLLEKVRMIANHGQVSKYQHEIIGLNSRLDTLQASVLLVKFRCLDQWNIKRKIVAEWYKELLGVNEKISLPIVPDYAEHVFHQFTILINADRDQVLNELNQRGVPAKLYYPKSIHEQKPFMEEVIEPLSNTKRVQERMISLPIHPTLDKQDVEYVCNVLLDLLKD